The following are from one region of the Salvia hispanica cultivar TCC Black 2014 chromosome 1, UniMelb_Shisp_WGS_1.0, whole genome shotgun sequence genome:
- the LOC125191364 gene encoding putative UPF0496 protein 5: MAEEFILAFDDLQKDDSNNEKLVDFVRNHYKNSLISLEFCSTLQRRLDIANDHDLPPFFHNFFRDDLSRLVSNHSMMLDTLKPMCTGFNKELDSIGLSQKVSAIFFVAAVIICTAASAIATANANPEWAWAAVAGAAPVTSILFGALGKWRHSVLNKSETVVRKHKEITTRMILAADCGIKDLINIHFVASRLEFETKSLSKTVDNGKKVAAVKRSSEELLQKVKNYNGEIKWVKQKVLDIIIKP; encoded by the coding sequence ATGGCTGAAGAATTTATTTTGGCATTTGATGATTTGCAGAAGGACGATTCCaataatgagaaattggtGGATTTTGTACGCAACCACTATAAGAACAGCCTCATCTCCCTCGAGTTCTGCTCAACACTCCAACGACGTCTTGACATTGCAAATGATCATGATCTTCCTCCCTTCTTTCACAACTTCTTCCGTGATGATTTATCCCGTCTCGTTTCAAACCATTCCATGATGCTGGATACGCTGAAACCGATGTGCACCGGCTTCAACAAGGAGCTCGATAGCATCGGTCTCTCCCAGAAGGTGTCTGCCATTTTCTTCGTCGCAGCGGTCATAATCTGTACGGCCGCGAGTGCAATTGCCACTGCGAATGCCAATCCCGAGTGGGCTTGGGCAGCAGTGGCTGGGGCAGCCCCAGTGACCTCCATTCTGTTTGGTGCGCTCGGAAAATGGCGCCATTCGGTACTAAACAAGAGTGAGACTGTGGTAAGGAAACATAAGGAGATCACAACACGTATGATTTTGGCCGCCGATTGCGGCATAAAAGATCTCATAAACATTCACTTTGTAGCTAGCAGGTTGGAGTTCGAGACCAAATCTTTGTCGAAAACAGTTGATAATGGGAAGAAAGTGGCGGCTGTGAAAAGGAGCTCTGAAGAATTACTACAAAAGGTTAAAAACTACAATGGTGAGATCAAGTGGGTTAAACAAAAAGTGCttgatattattatcaaaCCCTAA
- the LOC125191356 gene encoding protein transport protein SEC24-like, protein MVEVNLRSWSEILQASEGLQLNSTAATLEHILAMFARLETRLVAHECRVAATLPPLQHEPDPSDATTFQQPHAAQLPRQYLQQQQPYQLPAPPPDALPWQQLQQPEMEDWRWQQHQPHTQPVQTRRPTSWDPPDYCQQSGFMPYDQYPMPYHHWEKNQPPLTPPCGWDPPAQ, encoded by the coding sequence ATGGTGGAAGTCAATCTTCGTTCGTGGTCGGAGATATTGCAAGCATCTGAAGGCTTGCAATTGAATTCAACTGCAGCAACGTTGGAGCATATTCTCGCTATGTTTGCCCGACTCGAGACCCGATTGGTTGCGCATGAGTGCAGGGTAGCAGCAACACTCCCTCCGTTGCAACACGAACCTGATCCTTCTGACGCAACCACGTTTCAGCAGCCGCACGCTGCACAACTGCCCCGACAATATCTGCAACAGCAACAACCTTACCAACTGCCTGCTCCTCCACCCGATGCTTTGCCATGGCAGCAACTGCAGCAACCGGAGATGGAGGATTGGCGGTGGCAACAGCATCAGCCCCACACACAGCCGGTCCAGACGCGACGTCCAACAAGCTGGGACCCTCCCGACTACTGCCAACAGTCGGGGTTCATGCCGTACGACCAATATCCAATGCCATACCACCACTGGGAGAAAAATCAGCCGCCGCTGACCCCGCCTTGTGGTTGGGATCCACCTGCGCAATGA